The window CCAGAGACGAATTCATTCTGGTGCTGGCCGGAGACCTTGACCCGGACATCCTTGCCATGATCGCAAGTCGGGTGCAGCACAACCTGCAAAAGCCTTTTCAGTTGGATTTTCAGGAGGTGAGGATCACCGCCAGTCTGGGACTGACCTCCACAGCACCTTCAGAGCATGTGGATGCCGTGCTGCAAAGGGCAGAATCCCTCATGCAGCAAAGCAAACAGCAAGGGAAAGGGCAGTTCTGTGTGGGTGTGACACCGGAGTGAAGCTCTGGATCACTTGCCCACGCAGAAATTGCGGAAAATCTGGTCGATGACCTCCTCGGAGACATTCTTGCCGCTCAGTTCGGCCAGATGCCCGAGGGCCAATTCGATTTCGTAACTGGCCAGTTCATCTGGAAGGGTCAAGGCATTGTGAACGTGCTCCAGCGCAAACGTCACGGCCTGCACCTGACGCTCACTGGACAGCCAGACCTCATTGCGGGAGGGGTCACCCAGCAGCTTTTCACGCAAAATTTCACGCAAAGCAGGCAAACCTGATCCGGTCACCGCAGACACCTGCAAATAACGGTCATCGTGCCACACCTGCCCGAGGTCGATTTTGGTCTGGAGGCGCACCAGACGGTCCTCAGGGACATTCACCTCAAGGGCTTCTCTGGGCTGCGATGCATCTTCAAGAAGCAGCACCAGATCGGCGTTCTCCCCGAGTTGCAACGCACGCTCCACGCCTGCTGCCTCGATGACATCCTCGGTTTCACGCACCCCTGCGGTGTCAATCAAGGTGATGGGCACCCCCACCAGTTCCATGTGCGCCTCCAGGTAATCGCGGGTGGTTCCGGCAATGGGGGTCACGATGCTGCGCTCATAACCCAGCAAAGCATTGAGCAAACTGCTTTTACCAGCATTAGGACGACCCAGCAAAGCCAGACGCGCACCCTGCTGGGCCATTTTGCCAGCACGGGCGGTGTCCAACAGGTGCTGCAAATCCTGCTGCACTTCCTGCAAGGGGATGATACGGTCCTCCTCTGGAACGCCTTCCTCTGGATAGTCCAGCATGGCCTGAATGGCGCTCATGGTGCGAACCAGTTTGAAGGACATCTCATCCATGCGTTTGCTGAGCGCACCCTGCAACCCGAGCGTCGCCTGACGGCGTGCGGTGTCGGTCTGGGCGTGGATCAGGGCATTGACAGCCTCAGCCTGATTGAGGTCCATGCGGCCTTCCAGAAACGCCCGCAAGGTGAATTCTCCGGGCTGTGCCAGACGCGCCCCGAGTTCCACACAGCGGGTCAACACCGAGCCCAGCACACTGACCGAACCGTGGGTCTGGAATTCCACCACATCTTCCCCTGTGTAAGAGTGTGGCCCCCTGAACACCAGCACGACCCCCTCGTCGATGGTTTCGCCAGAGTCATCCACAAAACGGCCATACAGGAAACGCCCCCCTCTGGTTTTCGAAGGGGTCTTTTTCCCTTCAAACAACTGGTCGGCAATGGGCAGGGCTCTGGGTCCCGAGATCCGCACGATCCCGATGGCCCCTTCGCCCTGCGCGGTGGAAATGGCTGCGATGGTGTCGGCTCGAATCATGCCTAGCAGTATACAGGCGAGGGCTTCGCTTTTTGCCGAGGGCCGAGAGCCGAGAGCCAAGAGCACGATGTCCTAAAGGATGAAAACCCTCAGACCAAAACCTGTAGGGGTGCAGCGTGCAAGTTCACCAATGCGCGGTGAACTGTTCTGCACAAGAAGCGTGCTGCGACCTCCTGAACGCTTAAACAAAAGCATCTGTAGCACTCAGCACTCGGCAAATCC of the Deinococcus misasensis DSM 22328 genome contains:
- the mnmE gene encoding tRNA uridine-5-carboxymethylaminomethyl(34) synthesis GTPase MnmE, whose amino-acid sequence is MIRADTIAAISTAQGEGAIGIVRISGPRALPIADQLFEGKKTPSKTRGGRFLYGRFVDDSGETIDEGVVLVFRGPHSYTGEDVVEFQTHGSVSVLGSVLTRCVELGARLAQPGEFTLRAFLEGRMDLNQAEAVNALIHAQTDTARRQATLGLQGALSKRMDEMSFKLVRTMSAIQAMLDYPEEGVPEEDRIIPLQEVQQDLQHLLDTARAGKMAQQGARLALLGRPNAGKSSLLNALLGYERSIVTPIAGTTRDYLEAHMELVGVPITLIDTAGVRETEDVIEAAGVERALQLGENADLVLLLEDASQPREALEVNVPEDRLVRLQTKIDLGQVWHDDRYLQVSAVTGSGLPALREILREKLLGDPSRNEVWLSSERQVQAVTFALEHVHNALTLPDELASYEIELALGHLAELSGKNVSEEVIDQIFRNFCVGK